The Miscanthus floridulus cultivar M001 unplaced genomic scaffold, ASM1932011v1 fs_619_1_2, whole genome shotgun sequence genome includes the window GCGGTTAGAGCGACGGAGCAGAGAAAGCGATGAAGCGGAGATTTACTCAAAGATtctaaattttgaccaaatatatatataggaGTATGATGCGTAATAAGTATTTTATACAACATAAAACAATGAGCTTAAACAATAATCCTCTTTGGTGAAGTGCGAGAGGAATCTCTGCACTGTTGGGTCAAGATACATAAAGAAATCTCGTTGACACATTAGGCAGGTGGATCTCCAGCTGAACCACTTGGTGATGCACTTGTGGTGGAATGTGTGGCTATAGCGGGGCATTTCCATAGCATGGCTAGCCATAGGATTAGATGTTTCATCCTCTAGGCAGATGCTGCAGTCCCAACACCCCGCTGGCACCGCCTCTGCCTCCACCTCCACACAGAGCATCAAGAGCGCCTCAGACGCGATGAACTTCAACTGTTCGTCGACCCAAATTTCAAGCGTGGCATGGGCGATGCAGCCATCCCAGCAGGGCTGGCGCACCAGGGCCACGAGTTCAGGAACCTCGGGCTCGGGAAGGATGTCCTCCCACTGCTCGTCGGTGAGATTGAGTTGTTGCAGCCGCCTGAATGTCCTCATCAAGCCACGGAGAACATCACGGACACCTTCCTGGTCATCGGGGATGCCGATGGCTTGATTCGCCTTCAAGATCCTGGTGGCATTGGCTCCTTCGTATAGGAGGTACACCGGCTGCCAGTTGCCACCAGCTTTGTGGGTCTTGGTCACCATGCATTCTAGGGTCACAGAGAACGATGCTTCAAGGACGCTCTCACCAGATGGATGCTTGATGGTGAAGATGTTCTTCGACATCATTCTACACTTGATGTGGTGTTTGAAATTGGAAAATTGGGCAGCAGGATCTCCGGCGAAGCTCATGGCGATGGCTACTCTATGGGTCTAGTGGCTTAGTTTGTAGCTATGATTTGAATTGGTTTGGAGTTGGAGCAAGGATGATTTAAAGGGAACCCTGTGTTAAATAGCAGCGGGATGAACGGGGGGACAGTTATGAGATGGAATTTGAAGTGGATCACTTTGAATGTAGAGGACCTTAGATGGCTTCCCATAAATGCCATCTCAGATTCCAGGGGTTGGTCGAACAGTTTCCAATACTGGACATGTTGGGAATATTCTAGTAGAACGTGAGATGTGTCCAGCctggtcagatttacaatgctcgaactttcttgcatgtgctatataatttgaatagctatgaGGCTCCtctgttaggcattacatcgacacgagacttgatcggatgaattccGTTATGCACGTTTACCATTCTATAGATCACAAAGAGAACCGCACCAgggattcaagtctcaagcgtgtcatggtggtcaaaagctccttttctcaagtatgaagccatgttaatcatctatagttagaactagtatgtattggtagtagttggatgacatTGAGTAGTGGGATTGCACTGCTCTCCACTAA containing:
- the LOC136532430 gene encoding uncharacterized protein, whose amino-acid sequence is MSKNIFTIKHPSGESVLEASFSVTLECMVTKTHKAGGNWQPVYLLYEGANATRILKANQAIGIPDDQEGVRDVLRGLMRTFRRLQQLNLTDEQWEDILPEPEVPELVALVRQPCWDGCIAHATLEIWVDEQLKFIASEALLMLCVEVEAEAVPAGCWDCSICLEDETSNPMASHAMEMPRYSHTFHHKCITKWFSWRSTCLMCQRDFFMYLDPTVQRFLSHFTKEDYCLSSLFYVV